The Opisthocomus hoazin isolate bOpiHoa1 chromosome W, bOpiHoa1.hap1, whole genome shotgun sequence genome includes a region encoding these proteins:
- the LOC142358776 gene encoding transcription factor BTF3 isoform X2 encodes MKETIMNQEKLAKLQAQVRIGGKGTARRKKKVVHRTATADDKKLQFSLKKLGVNNISGIEEVNMFTNQGTVIHFNNPKVQASLAANTFTVIGHAETKQLTEMLPSILNQLGADSLTSLRRLAEALPKQPVDGKAPLATGDDDDDEVPGKNKHAMEEKEVNFAER; translated from the exons ATGAAAGAAACGATCATGAACCAAGAAAAGCTTGCCAAGCTCCAGGCCCAAGTGCGCATCGGTGGCAAG GGTACTGCCCGGAGAAAGAAGAAGGTTGTCCACAGAACAGCTACAGCAGATGACAagaaacttcagttttctttgaagaaactGGGCGTCAACAATATTTCTGGAATTGAAGAG gtaAATATGTTTACCAACCAAGGAACAGTCATTCACTTCAATAACCCTAAAGTTCAGGCATCTCTGGCTGCTAACACTTTCACTGTCATCGGCCATGCCGAGACAAAGCAGCTGACAGAAATGCTTCCTAGCATCTTAAATCAGCTCGGAGCTGACAGTTTGACCAGCCTTAGGAGACTGGCAGAAGCCCTACCCAAACAAC CTGTGGATGGAAAAGCACCACTTGCTactggtgatgatgatgatgatgaagttCCAGGTAAGAACAAGCATGCAATGGAAGAAAAGGAAGTCAATTTTGCTGAAAGGTGA
- the LOC142358776 gene encoding transcription factor BTF3 isoform X1, which yields MKETIMNQEKLAKLQAQVRIGGKGTARRKKKVVHRTATADDKKLQFSLKKLGVNNISGIEEVNMFTNQGTVIHFNNPKVQASLAANTFTVIGHAETKQLTEMLPSILNQLGADSLTSLRRLAEALPKQPVDGKAPLATGDDDDDEVPDLVENFDEASKNEAN from the exons ATGAAAGAAACGATCATGAACCAAGAAAAGCTTGCCAAGCTCCAGGCCCAAGTGCGCATCGGTGGCAAG GGTACTGCCCGGAGAAAGAAGAAGGTTGTCCACAGAACAGCTACAGCAGATGACAagaaacttcagttttctttgaagaaactGGGCGTCAACAATATTTCTGGAATTGAAGAG gtaAATATGTTTACCAACCAAGGAACAGTCATTCACTTCAATAACCCTAAAGTTCAGGCATCTCTGGCTGCTAACACTTTCACTGTCATCGGCCATGCCGAGACAAAGCAGCTGACAGAAATGCTTCCTAGCATCTTAAATCAGCTCGGAGCTGACAGTTTGACCAGCCTTAGGAGACTGGCAGAAGCCCTACCCAAACAAC CTGTGGATGGAAAAGCACCACTTGCTactggtgatgatgatgatgatgaagttCCAG atcTTGTTGAAAACTTTGATGAAGCTTCAAAGAATGAGGCAAACTGA